In Aedes albopictus strain Foshan chromosome 3, AalbF5, whole genome shotgun sequence, the following are encoded in one genomic region:
- the LOC134290263 gene encoding putative gustatory receptor 28b: MSWFQARNFFDSFRPVYVATKACHIHFETLDFQQQTIRRTLLDQFRFIFTMVVDAYFIYRSIVLNLPYLYLTESVLLNVGNYLSLVLLSMLTFTLPLWNRLKTEEVFEIYANVNECDRKLGTLGIEINYRRHYWISVVYVLCTMCAAIIGTWNAVSVRRDSAWTNITMTAPQVLTVVAIFRISTNYGLFTCYSNLSLISINERLDSLYSVMTKHLATMITSPSTVSSGQVCHMIRQVAETHHQLNDTILLFNRCYSFQVLHATTMSAFFTLFVVFGFIHAYASEKNDITMNVTWNNLLYDVFYIAMFLQLVVSTSFVSGNCKRIATAVHKMISHAHYDKGIFRELESFSQQLNHHASRISSGLCDFDWTLLYSIAGTFTTYLVILLQFDVGNLDFHRHK, encoded by the exons ATGTCCTGGTTCCAGGCACGCAACTTTTTCGACTCGTTCCGCCCGGTCTATGTGGCTACGAAAGCTTGCCACATTCACTTCGAAACGTTGGATTTCCAGCAGCAAACCATTCGTCGAACGCTTCTTGATCAATTCCGATTCATTTTCACCATGGTGGTGGACGCCTATTTCATCTATCGAAGCATAGTGTTGAATCTTCCCTATCTGTATCTCACCGAGTCCGTTCTACTCAATGTGGGCAACTATCTCAGCTTGGTATTGCTCTCGATGTTGACGTTCACTCTACCCCTTTGGAATCGACTCAAAACCGAAGAAGTGTTCGAAATTTATGCGAACGTCAACGAGTGTGACCGAAAGCTGGGAACGCTGGGAATCGAAATCAACTACCGGAGGCACTACTGGATCAGTGTGGTGTACGTGCTGTGTACGATGTGCGCCGCCATAATCGGGACGTGGAATGCTGTCTCTGTTCGACGGGACTCGGCTTGGACGAACATTACCATGACGGCACCGCAGGTGTTGACCGTAGTGGCGATATTTAGAATATCTACAAATTATGGGCTGTTCACTTGCTACAGCAATCTATCGCTGATATCGATCAACGAACGCCTGGATAGTTTGTATAGCGTTATGAC aaaacactTGGCAACAATGATAACTTCGCCAAGTACCGTCAGCTCCGGACAGGTATGTCACATGATTCGGCAAGTGGCCGAAACCCACCATCAGCTGAACGACACCATCCTTCTGTTCAACCGCTGCTACTCCTTCCAAGTCTTGCATGCAACGACAATGTCCGCCTTTTTCACGCTTTTCGTCGTCTTTGGATTCATCCATGCTTATGCGTCGGAGAAAAATGACATCACGATGAACGTGACATGGAACAACCTACTGTACGACGTGTTctacattgcgatgtttttgcagCTAGTGGTGTCGACAAGCTTCGTCAGCGGAAAC TGCAAACGAATTGCCACTGCGGTTCACAAAATGATAAGCCACGCCCACTACGATAAGGGGATCTTCAGGGAATTGGAAAGTTTCTCGCAACAGCTGAATCATCACGCTTCAAGGATCAGTTCCGGCTTGTGTGATTTCGACTGGACGTTGCTATACTCG ATTGCTGGAACGTTTACAACGTACTTGGTCATTCTGCTGCAGTTCGATGTGGGAAACTTGGATTTTCATCGACATAAATAG
- the LOC134284118 gene encoding putative gustatory receptor 28b, giving the protein MPWYQACNFFDSIRPVYLITKIFLLHFSTLDFKQQTIHRTLLDQLCFSVAVVVDIYLIYRSITVNTPYLYLTDSVLLNVGTYLTLVFLSFMTSSISSWNCYRAVEILGIYTNIDECDQILRSLGSFIDYRKQLVFSTLYLFGWLCVPVIVTMNAVLARLKSAWTSVTSGGPDLLTAAAILRTSICFSMFVCYSTLTLLLLNARLGCVQKAMVMYLKEARISQPTVDCDVIRRIAQAHDQLCNAIQLFNGCYSIHIMHTVTMSVFFTIFVVFGLIHAYATDAGETMMQVAKTNIVYDEFYILMFVLMVVFTSLVGRNCSRVKMMINKVVCYRSYDKEVFRELRCFSQQLENHAPKINCGMLDFDWTLFYSAAGTFTTYLVILLQFDVGNLGIRHQNQT; this is encoded by the exons ATGCCTTGGTACCAGGCGTGCAACTTTTTCGATTCTATCCGTCCAGTGTACCTCATCACAAAAATTTTCCTATTGCACTTTTCAACGTTGGATTTTAAACAGCAGACGATCCACAGAACGCTTCTAGACCAACTCTGTTTCAGCGTAGCCGTAGTGGTGGACATCTATCTAATCTACCGAAGCATAACGGTCAACACTCCCTATCTCTATCTGACCGATTCCGTTCTACTCAACGTGGGAACTTACTTGACTTTGGTGTTTCTCTCATTCATGACCTCTTCCATATCATCCTGGAACTGCTACCGAGCGGTTGAAATTCTCGGAATATACACCAATATCGACGAATGCGACCAGATCCTCAGATCGCTGGGGAGCTTCATCGATTACCGAAAGCAGCTTGTTTTCAGCACCTTGTACCTCTTCGGTTGGCTTTGCGTCCCGGTAATCGTTACGATGAACGCTGTATTAGCGCGGCTTAAATCCGCATGGACCAGTGTGACTTCGGGTGGACCGGACTTGTTAACTGCTGCGGCCATTTTAAGGACATCTATCTGCTTCAGTATGTTCGTTTGCTATTCGACGTTGACACTGCTGCTGCTCAACGCACGTCTCGGTTGTGTGCAGAAAGCTATGGT GATGTACTTGAAGGAAGCTAGGATTTCCCAACCGACAGTCGATTGTGACGTGATTCGTCGAATTGCACAAGCTCACGATCAACTGTGCAACGCCATACAGTTGTTTAACGGTTGCTATTCCATTCACATAATGCACACCGTGACAATGTCGGTATTTTTCACGATTTTCGTCGTATTCGGATTGATCCATGCATATGCCACCGATGCAGGTGAAACCATGATGCAAGTGGCCAAGACCAACATCGTGTACGATGAGTTCTACATTTTGATGTTCGTTCTGATGGTGGTGTTCACCAGCTTGGTCGGTAGAAAT TGCAGTCGCGTTAAGATGATGATAAACAAGGTTGTTTGCTATCGTTCTTATGATAAGGAGGTTTTCAGAGAATTGCGTTGTTTTTCGCAGCAGTTGGAAAACCATGCACCAAAGATCAACTGTGGTATGCTAGATTTTGACTGGACGCTGTTCTACTCG GCTGCTGGTACGTTCACAACATACTTGGTGATTTTGCTGCAGTTCGATGTAGGGAATTTGGGAATCCGTCATCAAAACCAAACGTGA
- the LOC134284124 gene encoding putative gustatory receptor 28b — protein MLQAVTMSVFFTIFVVFGLIHAYAIDASETMMQVAKNNIVYDEFYVLVFVLMVVFASLVGRNCNRVKTPTHKAICYGSYGQRIFRELRCFSQQLEHHTPKINCGMLDLDWTLFYSVAGTFTTYLVILLQFDVGSLGFRHQNET, from the exons ATGCTGCAGGCCGTGACAATGTCCGTATTTTTCACGATTTTCGTCGTATTCGGATTGATCCATGCATATGCCATCGATGCAAGCGAAACCATGATGCAGGTGGCTAAGAACAACATAGTGTACGATGAGTTCTACGTCCTGGTATTCGTTCTGATGGTGGTGTTCGCCAGCTTGGTCGGCCGAAAT TGCAATCGAGTGAAAACGCCGACACACAAGGCCATTTGCTATGGTTCTTATGGTCAACGGATCTTCAGAGAGTTGCGGTGTTTTTCCCAACAGTTGGAACATCATACACCGAAGATCAACTGTGGAATGCTGGATCTTGACTGGACGCTGTTTTACTCG GTTGCCGGAACGTTTACAACATACCTGGTAATATTGTTGCAGTTCGACGTTGGCAGTTTaggatttcgtcatcaaaatgaGACGTGA
- the LOC134284121 gene encoding uncharacterized protein LOC134284121: protein MPWFQAHNFFDSLRPVYLVSKFFHVHFETVDFEEQTVRRTLVDQVRFVLSTLMDLSFLFRSAHANIPYLHLTDSVLVNVGNYLGLMLLVMLTYTLPLWNHYKSTEIFQLYTGINDCDRKLRELGIIIDHRKHRIFSTVNIVASMCIAVTITLNGLSVRRNKAFNNDQYTKLETVVAMFRLSSNFSLFISYTRLTLMSINGRLDRLQ, encoded by the coding sequence ATGCCTTGGTTTCAAGCGCACAACTTCTTCGACTCGCTTCGCCCTGTCTACCTTGTTTCGAAGTTCTTTCACGTACACTTCGAAACCGTGGACTTCGAAGAGCAAACCGTTCGCCGTACTCTCGTCGATCAAGTTCGCTTCGTTCTCAGTACACTGATGGATTTATCCTTCCTTTTTAGAAGTGCGCATGCTAACATTCCCTATCTGCACCTTACGGACTCCGTTCTGGTCAATGTCGGTAACTACTTGGGCCTCATGCTGCTCGTGATGTTGACGTACACTCTGCCACTGTGGAATCACTACAAAAGCACAGAAATATTCCAGCTCTACACTGGTATCAACGACTGTGATCGGAAACTCAGAGAGTTGGGGATTATTATCGATCATCGGAAGCACCGTATTTTCAGCACGGTGAACATCGTCGCTTCCATGTGTATTGCAGTGACCATAACCCTTAACGGATTATCCGTTCGACGTAACAAGGCGTTCAACAATGACCAATACACCAAACTCGAAACAGTTGTGGCCATGTTTCGGTTATCCAGCAATTTCAGTTTGTTCATCAGCTACACCAGGCTGACGCTCATGTCGATCAACGGACGGCTCGATAGACTCCAGTAA